GTGTATCAGTTTGCCGTGGTAGGGAATGGGACTCTACCCGTCACACCGGCGAAGGCCGGTGTCCAGAGACGTGCGTGGGGGAGACGCTCTGATGGATTCCGGCTTTCGCCGGAATGACGACGACCTAACTGATACACTACCCCTATTCCACAAGCCTTGACAGGACGGGGTTCTATTGATAGCGCATCCAGAAGCTGCTATAATTGGTGATTCTCGCAGAGACTCGGCGTACTATCTGCGCTAACTGTACAGTGGACACTGTGCGGCATTCGTAAAACGCTCCGCGATGGAGTCTAACGCCATGAAACAGAATAGGCCGTTTCCACCTCCTCGTCCCCAACCGCAGCCGGAGACAAAACCACCACCCTCCCGGCTGAAAATCGTGCCACAGCGCATCAGGTCGTTCTACGCTCGACTCTCCAACGTTTTTCTGCTCGGCGCAGGCATCCTCATCGCGCTTGCGGCGATGCTCCTGTATGACACGACCCGACCACCGCCGCAGCTTCTGACGCAGCGCGACATCAACGCCGCCGTCCAGCGTGCGCTGGCATCGGCGACGCCCACGCCCTCGTACCAATCTCAGGTCTACGACATTATCCACCCGTCAGTTGTACGCGTGACCGGGCTGGTTTCAAAAGCCGGGGGGAAGACCGAAAGAGGGCTTGGCACCGGCGTCGTCATTGACGAGAGGGGAATTATCCTGACCAATCTGCACATTGTGAAGGACGCCGTGGAAGTTCAGGTCGTCTTTGCGGATGGCACCGAATCCCTGGCATCGGTCATCGGGACACAGCCGGATAACGATCTCGCCGTGCTGCGCGTGAATGAGATCCCTGACGACCTTGTGGCGGCAACACTGGGGAACTCCGCTGCGCTGAATGTCGGCGATGAGATCGTGGCGGTGGGAAACCCGTTCGGAATCAATCACTCGCTTTCAGCGGGAGTTGTTTCCGGCCTGGGTCGGACGTTCAGATCACCGAAGACCGGCGACACGTTGAGCAACCTGATTCAGTTTGACGCGGCGGTCAACCCCGGGAACTCCGGAGGGCCGCTGGTCAATCGAAACGGCGACGTCGTCGGTATCGTGACAGCCCTGGTGAACCCAACCGAACAGGACGTTTTCATTGGCATTGGTTTTGCGGTGCGAATTGAGACCGCTGCCGCCGCGGCAGGGTCCCCGTGGTATTGATGCCCGGGCTGCGACGTGAAGATCGCCGCCAATTGTCGCCTGACGCCCGCAATCTGTAATCCCTAACAAACAGGGGAGAGCGAATGACTGAAGAGACGCGTCCGAAACACGAAGAAGCTCCATTGATGGAGCAAGTCCTGTACGAAGTCAAGAAGGTGATAGTCGGGCAGGACCATCTGCTTGAGCGCGTGCTCGTCGCGATTCTGTCGCAAGGTCATTTGCTCGTTGAAGGCGTGCCGGGCCTCGCGAAAACATTGACCATAAAAACGCTGGCGGAAGCGGTCCACTGCACTTTCAAGCGTATCCAGTTCACACCTGACCTCGTTCCCGCCGACCTTGTTGGCACGCGCATCTACAACCAGAGGACCGGCGAATTCAGCACGTCGCTTGGCCCCGTCTTCACCAATCTCTTGCTCGCCGATGAAATCAATCGCGCGCCCGCCAAAGTGCAAAGCGCGCTTCTAGAAGTGATGCAGGAACGCCAGGTCACCATCGGGGGCGAGACGTACAAAGTGCCCGAACCGTTTCTCGTGATGGCGACACAGAACCCAATCGAGACCGAGGGGACGTACCCCCTGCCTGAGGCGCAGGTGGACCGCTTCATGATGAAGGTGCTTGTGGACTATCCAAGCGAACCCGATGAGTTCGTCATTGTCGAGCGTATGACGGGCACACTCGCGTTGGTGAAAGCGGTCGTGACCGCGCAGCAACTGATTGGCCTCCGACGCGAGGCCCAAAACGTGTATGTTGATCCATCGCTGATCCGGTACGCGGTGCGCCTGACCGCCGCGACCCGCGATTCGAAGACGTTCGGTGACCGTGATATCGCGCGGTACATCATGTACGGCGGCAGCCCGCGCGCATCCATCAACCTGATTGTGGGCGCGCGATCCCTCGCGTTTGTGCGCAGACGCAGCTACGTGGTTCCGGAAGATGTCACCGACCTTGCGCTCGACGTCATGCGGCATCGTCTCGTCCTGTCGTACGAGGCTCTGTCCGACGGCGTCACCAGCGATATGATCGTGCGGCGGATACTGGAACTTGTTCCAGTTCCCGCGCAGCCCTTGCAGACCCATGTTGAAATCAATGCAAAACCCTGAAAGAATCCTGCAACGCCTCGAGTGGACCGCGGTCCGCCGCCTTGACGGTCTCCTGCAAGGCGACTATCGAACGTTGTTCCGCGGTGTCGGGCTTGATCTGGCTGATTTGCGCGAGTATCAGTTGACTGACGATGTTCGTTACATAGATTGGAACGTCACCGCGCGGATGCACACGCCGTATGTCCGCCAGTACATGGAAGACCGTGACGTGACCGCATGGTTCCTGCTGGACCTGAGTCCGTCGGTGGATTTCGGTACGGT
This region of Dehalococcoidia bacterium genomic DNA includes:
- a CDS encoding trypsin-like peptidase domain-containing protein: MPQRIRSFYARLSNVFLLGAGILIALAAMLLYDTTRPPPQLLTQRDINAAVQRALASATPTPSYQSQVYDIIHPSVVRVTGLVSKAGGKTERGLGTGVVIDERGIILTNLHIVKDAVEVQVVFADGTESLASVIGTQPDNDLAVLRVNEIPDDLVAATLGNSAALNVGDEIVAVGNPFGINHSLSAGVVSGLGRTFRSPKTGDTLSNLIQFDAAVNPGNSGGPLVNRNGDVVGIVTALVNPTEQDVFIGIGFAVRIETAAAAAGSPWY
- a CDS encoding AAA family ATPase; this encodes MTEETRPKHEEAPLMEQVLYEVKKVIVGQDHLLERVLVAILSQGHLLVEGVPGLAKTLTIKTLAEAVHCTFKRIQFTPDLVPADLVGTRIYNQRTGEFSTSLGPVFTNLLLADEINRAPAKVQSALLEVMQERQVTIGGETYKVPEPFLVMATQNPIETEGTYPLPEAQVDRFMMKVLVDYPSEPDEFVIVERMTGTLALVKAVVTAQQLIGLRREAQNVYVDPSLIRYAVRLTAATRDSKTFGDRDIARYIMYGGSPRASINLIVGARSLAFVRRRSYVVPEDVTDLALDVMRHRLVLSYEALSDGVTSDMIVRRILELVPVPAQPLQTHVEINAKP